One region of Yersinia bercovieri ATCC 43970 genomic DNA includes:
- a CDS encoding YkgJ family cysteine cluster protein, which produces MECRSDCGACCIAPSISSPIPGMPLGKPANTRCLHLDDQMRCGIFHSPARPAVCASLQALREMCFDTREQALVYLIKLEADTAP; this is translated from the coding sequence ATGGAGTGTCGCTCAGATTGCGGTGCCTGCTGTATTGCTCCTTCTATTTCCAGCCCGATCCCCGGTATGCCACTCGGCAAACCCGCTAACACCCGTTGCCTGCATTTAGATGATCAGATGCGCTGTGGTATTTTTCACTCCCCAGCTCGCCCCGCGGTTTGTGCCAGCCTGCAAGCTCTGCGGGAGATGTGTTTTGACACCCGCGAACAGGCGCTGGTCTATTTGATTAAGCTAGAAGCCGATACTGCGCCTTAA
- the torA gene encoding trimethylamine-N-oxide reductase TorA produces the protein MTKYQIQPLQMSRRRFLLGSSALAVLPLVGGLWPKSALAQAISQALPQFLALRQAQKGILTGAHWGAFEAIVENGRMVAVQPVKDDPWPNELITMAPYQVHADNRIKYPMVRKSWLEGGPGSHTELRGRDEWVRVSWDKATELVCNEIVRVQKDHGPQALYAGSYGWKSVGMLHNSRTLLQRLMNLSGGFLGYAGDYSTGAAQVIMTHVMGSMEVYEQQTAWPNVVDNSELVILWGCNPMITLKNSWNIPDHVGQTGFEALKKKGIKVISIDPVHNDSAKFTNAQWIAPRPYTDSAMLIGIAHTLLTEKLHNPDFIKTYTIGFDKFQTYLLGEADGQPKTAEWAADISGVDADVLRQLARDMAKQRTMIMGGWGIQRQHHGEQQHWLLVTVAAMLGQIGLPGGGFGFSYHYSSGGSPTAKGGILPGISAGNAPKNSPAPIPVARIAECLANPGKTIDFNGTKVTYPDVKMVYVAGGNTFHQHQDTNNLVKAWQHPETIVVNEPYWTATAKHADIVLPATTSYERNDLEMGGDYSQLYVFPMHQCVPPQHESRSDFDIFAAMATRLGVIDAFTEGKDETQWLKSMYDDMKSQARTARVALPPFDMFWESNNYIRFPIPEANKQWVRFADYRENPLLNPLGTPSGKIEIYSDTIAKMDYADCQGIPTWMPPHEWYRGVEAKKYPLSLNTAHPINRLHSQLDNTPLREKYAVADREAILISPQDASARQIVNGDLVRAFNDRGQILVGAVVSEDVRPGVVRISEGAWFDPAEPSVPGSICKNGNINCLTFDIGSSSLAQGNCGQMAQLEIEKYSGPVLKNTAHSVPIGA, from the coding sequence ATGACTAAATACCAAATACAACCTTTACAAATGAGCCGCCGTCGCTTCTTACTGGGCAGCAGTGCCTTGGCAGTTTTACCACTGGTTGGCGGCCTGTGGCCTAAATCCGCATTAGCACAAGCCATCAGTCAAGCTTTACCTCAGTTTCTGGCGCTGCGTCAGGCGCAAAAAGGGATTCTGACTGGCGCGCATTGGGGCGCATTTGAAGCCATCGTCGAGAATGGCCGCATGGTCGCTGTTCAGCCAGTCAAAGATGACCCTTGGCCGAATGAGTTGATCACCATGGCCCCGTATCAGGTACATGCCGATAACCGCATAAAATATCCGATGGTGCGAAAAAGCTGGTTGGAGGGCGGCCCCGGCAGCCATACCGAGCTGCGTGGCCGTGATGAGTGGGTGCGGGTTAGTTGGGATAAAGCTACCGAATTGGTGTGCAATGAGATTGTACGTGTGCAGAAAGATCACGGTCCGCAGGCGCTGTACGCCGGTTCTTATGGCTGGAAAAGTGTCGGTATGCTGCACAACAGTCGCACCCTGCTACAGCGGCTAATGAATCTCAGTGGCGGCTTCCTCGGCTATGCCGGCGACTACTCCACCGGGGCTGCACAGGTGATTATGACCCACGTGATGGGGTCGATGGAGGTTTACGAGCAGCAAACCGCCTGGCCGAATGTGGTTGATAACAGCGAACTGGTGATCCTGTGGGGCTGTAACCCGATGATCACCTTGAAAAATAGCTGGAATATCCCCGACCATGTGGGCCAAACCGGTTTTGAGGCGCTGAAGAAAAAAGGCATCAAAGTCATCAGTATTGACCCGGTGCATAATGACAGCGCCAAATTTACCAATGCACAATGGATCGCCCCGCGCCCTTATACCGACAGCGCCATGCTGATTGGCATTGCCCACACCTTATTGACTGAGAAGTTGCATAATCCCGACTTTATCAAAACCTATACTATCGGTTTTGACAAATTCCAGACCTATCTGTTGGGGGAAGCTGACGGCCAGCCGAAGACAGCAGAGTGGGCAGCAGATATCAGTGGCGTGGATGCCGATGTACTGCGCCAACTGGCGCGAGATATGGCGAAACAGCGCACCATGATCATGGGCGGCTGGGGGATTCAGCGCCAGCACCATGGTGAACAGCAGCACTGGCTGCTGGTGACAGTCGCGGCAATGCTCGGCCAAATTGGCCTGCCGGGCGGTGGTTTTGGTTTCAGCTATCACTACTCCTCCGGCGGTAGCCCGACCGCGAAAGGCGGCATCTTGCCGGGGATCTCTGCCGGTAACGCGCCGAAGAATTCACCGGCGCCGATCCCGGTGGCACGCATTGCCGAATGTTTGGCTAATCCGGGGAAAACCATTGATTTCAATGGCACTAAAGTGACCTATCCGGATGTCAAAATGGTCTATGTGGCGGGTGGTAACACCTTCCATCAGCATCAGGACACCAATAATCTGGTGAAAGCCTGGCAGCACCCAGAAACCATCGTGGTGAACGAACCCTACTGGACCGCCACCGCGAAGCACGCGGATATTGTGCTGCCCGCCACCACCAGTTATGAACGTAACGATCTGGAGATGGGCGGCGACTATTCGCAGCTTTATGTCTTCCCGATGCACCAGTGTGTGCCGCCACAACATGAGTCCCGCAGCGATTTTGATATCTTCGCCGCAATGGCGACCCGTTTGGGGGTGATTGATGCCTTTACCGAGGGCAAAGATGAAACCCAGTGGTTGAAATCGATGTATGACGATATGAAATCTCAGGCCCGTACTGCGCGGGTGGCGCTGCCGCCGTTTGATATGTTCTGGGAGTCAAACAACTATATTCGCTTCCCGATCCCCGAGGCGAATAAGCAGTGGGTCCGGTTCGCTGACTATCGTGAAAATCCGTTGCTCAATCCGCTCGGCACGCCGTCCGGCAAGATTGAGATCTACTCCGATACCATCGCCAAAATGGATTATGCCGATTGTCAGGGAATTCCGACCTGGATGCCACCACACGAGTGGTATCGCGGCGTAGAGGCGAAGAAATATCCGCTGTCACTGAATACCGCACATCCGATTAACCGGCTGCATTCGCAGTTAGATAACACGCCGCTACGTGAAAAATATGCGGTTGCCGATCGGGAGGCGATACTGATCAGCCCGCAAGATGCCAGCGCACGCCAGATTGTGAATGGTGATTTGGTGCGGGCGTTTAATGATCGCGGGCAGATATTGGTGGGTGCAGTGGTATCAGAGGATGTGCGGCCAGGCGTGGTACGGATCAGTGAAGGTGCATGGTTTGACCCCGCCGAGCCGTCAGTGCCGGGTTCCATCTGTAAAAATGGCAATATCAACTGTCTGACTTTCGATATCGGCTCTTCCAGTCTGGCGCAGGGTAACTGTGGGCAGATGGCGCAGCTTGAGATTGAGAAGTACAGCGGGCCGGTACTAAAAAATACCGCTCATAGTGTGCCCATTGGGGCATAG
- a CDS encoding nucleotide triphosphate diphosphatase NUDT15: MSVVVGVGVIIVNQQGDVLLGKRCGQHAPYWSIPGGHMEAGESFEQAATREIFEETGLNINNLHVIALCNNIATWRDEGKHTVSVCLLAQHPGGQPELKEPDKCQQWLWCNPRELPEPHFEASRHAIDLWLNQQFYRTYD, encoded by the coding sequence ATGTCTGTTGTGGTCGGTGTTGGCGTGATTATCGTCAATCAACAAGGTGATGTACTGTTGGGTAAGCGTTGCGGTCAGCATGCCCCTTACTGGTCAATTCCCGGTGGTCATATGGAGGCTGGGGAGTCATTTGAGCAGGCGGCGACACGCGAGATTTTCGAAGAAACCGGCTTAAATATCAATAATCTGCATGTTATCGCGCTGTGCAATAACATTGCCACCTGGCGCGATGAGGGCAAACATACCGTTTCGGTCTGCTTACTGGCGCAGCATCCCGGTGGACAGCCAGAGCTGAAAGAGCCGGATAAGTGTCAGCAATGGCTATGGTGTAATCCACGGGAGTTACCTGAACCGCATTTTGAAGCCAGCCGCCACGCCATCGATTTATGGCTCAATCAGCAGTTTTACCGCACTTACGACTAA
- a CDS encoding NapC/NirT family cytochrome c encodes MSKKQTGFVKRRRWGWLWILLIGIIIGAALLAGTATVLHKTSDTAFCVSCHTMQQPLAEYQGSVHFQNTKGIRAECADCHVPHEPLDYLWTKIRAVKDIYGEMAGTIDTPEKYEAHKLAMAQSVWKTLKESDSATCRSCHSFDAMDITGQSAEARIQHPVAIKKGETCIDCHKGVAHILPDMSEVTQAGAAELATAAAQTPASATTLYTIATEPFFMNASDSHNAGNLMPSTQVEVLKQQGDQVLVDVKGWQQDGVAEVFYAAQGKRILSVLLGDDAQKALKTLSTQTDPETQLVWHQVALQVWLPKKQLVDDQQKIWRYAADMMSANCTGCHGLTALDRFNANQWIGVIKGMAPRTSLTQEQLRVMTQYVQKHGSDMPAKL; translated from the coding sequence ATGAGCAAAAAACAGACTGGCTTCGTGAAACGACGCCGGTGGGGATGGTTATGGATACTGCTGATCGGCATCATTATAGGTGCGGCGTTATTGGCAGGTACTGCTACTGTCCTCCATAAAACCAGCGACACCGCGTTCTGCGTCTCCTGCCACACCATGCAACAGCCCTTGGCTGAATATCAGGGAAGTGTCCACTTTCAAAATACCAAAGGCATCCGTGCTGAATGTGCTGACTGTCATGTACCCCATGAGCCACTGGACTATTTATGGACCAAAATCCGCGCGGTGAAAGATATCTACGGTGAAATGGCTGGCACTATTGATACACCAGAGAAATATGAAGCTCATAAACTTGCCATGGCCCAATCGGTCTGGAAGACGCTGAAAGAGAGTGATTCCGCCACCTGCCGCTCATGCCACAGTTTTGATGCCATGGATATCACTGGGCAAAGTGCTGAAGCGCGCATTCAGCATCCTGTGGCGATTAAAAAAGGTGAAACCTGCATCGACTGCCATAAAGGTGTCGCCCACATCCTGCCGGATATGAGTGAAGTAACCCAAGCGGGTGCTGCTGAACTGGCAACCGCCGCCGCGCAAACTCCCGCCAGTGCCACCACGCTCTATACCATCGCTACTGAGCCGTTCTTTATGAACGCCAGTGATAGCCATAACGCCGGTAATCTGATGCCATCGACCCAAGTTGAAGTGCTGAAACAGCAAGGTGATCAGGTGTTGGTGGATGTTAAAGGCTGGCAGCAAGATGGCGTAGCAGAGGTATTCTATGCCGCCCAGGGCAAGCGCATCCTGAGTGTTTTACTGGGTGACGACGCGCAAAAAGCACTGAAAACCCTTAGCACCCAGACAGACCCGGAAACCCAACTGGTGTGGCATCAGGTCGCGCTTCAGGTGTGGTTACCGAAGAAGCAACTGGTTGATGATCAACAGAAAATATGGCGCTATGCCGCCGATATGATGTCAGCCAACTGCACCGGCTGCCACGGCTTGACGGCGCTGGATCGCTTCAACGCGAACCAATGGATTGGGGTAATCAAAGGCATGGCACCACGCACCTCCCTGACGCAGGAACAGCTGCGCGTGATGACCCAGTACGTACAAAAACATGGCAGTGATATGCCGGCCAAGCTGTAA